A genomic region of Oryza glaberrima chromosome 1, OglaRS2, whole genome shotgun sequence contains the following coding sequences:
- the LOC127754958 gene encoding gallate 1-beta-glucosyltransferase-like — translation MQPRAASEMSQESAAAAATGMAPAPAKAQPHVLLVSSPFQSHVNPLLRLGRRLAGKGLSVTFTTALRDGIRVFDDGDGGGGGVRVERLRGGGMWEPDDPRLRVPGDMARHVEAAGPAALEELIRREAEAGRPVACVVANAFVSWAVRVAGDVGLPCAILWIQSCAVLSVYYHYVYSLAAFPSGDEADSSGAVTIPGLPELDMDELRPLLIYTSDQEMWRQMLVGDLGSMTEKAPWVFVNTFDELEHEAVAGLRKHIPLIPVGPLVEPDDGGVDDDDVHGCTAWLDAQPRRSVVFVAFGSLVDIGHDEVVEIAEGLASTGRPFLWVLRDGNRALLPKDALIDACGGDRGKVVPWCEQRRVLAHAAVGCFVTHCGWNSTAEALAAGVLMVASPRWSDQRINTRFVVDVYRVGVRAPATPLTREALRLSVEEVTAGPEAEAMAARAAILGEKARAAVGGGGSSDRGVQAFVDRITSGGAEP, via the coding sequence ATGCAGCCGCGCGCAGCCAGCGAAATGAGCCAAGAAtcagcagccgccgcggccacgggcatggcgccggcgccggcgaaggctCAGCCTCACGTGCTACTCGTCTCCAGCCCTTTCCAGAGCCACGTCAACCCCCTCCtgcgcctcggccgccgcctcgccggcaaGGGCCTCAGCGTCACCTTCACTACGGCTCTCCGCGACGGCATCCGCGTcttcgacgacggcgacggcggcggcggcggcgtccgcgtcgAGCGCCTCCGCGGTGGAGGGATGTGGGAGCCCGACGACCCACGGCTCCGCGTCCCTGGGGACATGGCGCGCCACGTCGAGGCCGCCGGGCCGGCGGCGCTCGAGGAGCTCATCCGCCGGGAGGCCGAGGCCGGGCGGCCGGTGGCGTGCGTCGTGGCCAACGCCTTTGTCTCCTGGGCggtccgcgtcgccggcgacgtcggtCTCCCGTGCGCCATACTGTGGATCCAGTCGTGCGCCGTCCTGTCCGTGTACTACCACTATGTCTACTCGCTCGCGGCCTTCCCGTCCGGCGACGAGGCTGACTCCTCCGGCGCCGTGACCATCCCGGGTCTCCCGGAGCTGGACATGGACGAGCTACGGCCACTCCTGATTTACACTTCCGACCAGGAAATGTGGCGCCAGATGCTCGTCGGGGATCTCGGCAGCATGACGGAGAAGGCGCCATGGGTTTTCGTGAACACGTTCGACGAGCTCGAGCACGAGGCCGTGGCGGGGCTTCGCAAGCATATACCGCTTATACCGGTCGGTCCACTCGTCGAGccagacgacggcggcgtcgacgacgacgacgtccacgGTTGCACCGCGTGGCTCGACGCGCAGCCACGGAGGTCAGTGGTGTTCGTGGCTTTCGGGAGCCTCGTGGACATCGGCCACGACGAGGTGGTCGAGATAGCGGAGGGGCTTGCCAGCACGGGCCGCCCGTTCCTGTGGGTGCTGCGCGACGGCAACCGCGCGCTCCTCCCCAAGGACGCCCTCATCGACGcctgcggcggcgaccggggaAAGGTGGTGCCGTGGTGCGAGCAGCGGCGCGTGCTCGCGCACGCCGCCGTGGGCTGCTTCGtgacgcactgcgggtggaactccaCCGCCGAGGCGCTCGCCGCGGGCGTACTGATGGTGGCCTCCCCGAGGTGGTCCGACCAGCGCATCAACACGCGGTTCGTCGTCGACGTCTACCGTGTGGGCGTCCGAGCCCCGGCGACGCCGCTGACGAGGGAAGCGCTCCGCCTGTCCGTCGAGGAGGTCACGGCcgggccggaggcggaggcgatggcggcgcgcgcggcgatcCTGGGGGAGaaggcgcgcgccgccgtgggcggcggcggctcgtcggaCCGCGGCGTCCAGGCGTTCGTTGACCGGATAACGTCCGGAGGCGCGGAGCCGTGA